One region of Citrus sinensis cultivar Valencia sweet orange chromosome 6, DVS_A1.0, whole genome shotgun sequence genomic DNA includes:
- the LOC102619516 gene encoding 30S ribosomal protein S31, chloroplastic, which translates to MVSKRQETVTRYLIFENLAEAGSQRGNSKSAMASLLVGALPLTPQSRISSSQSQILGTPLSLSCSLSLPSTPSPSIPYVYCGRGDKKTAKGKRFNHSFGNARPRDKKKGRGPPRVTAPPAPPRKDRFDDGEKIHIDLDESLFSN; encoded by the exons ATGGTGTCGAAGAGGCAAGAAACAGTCACACGTTACCTTATCTTTGAAAATTTGGCAGAAGCAGGGAGCCAAAGAGGCAACAGCAAATCAGCAATGGCGTCACTGCTAGTGGGAGCTTTACCACTAACTCCACAATCTCGCATTTCCTCTTCTCAATCTCAAATTCTGGGCACACCCCTCAGCCTCAGCTGCTCGCTTTCACTCCCTTCTACTCCCTCCCCTTCAATCCCCTACG TGTACTGCGGCCGCGGCGACAAGAAAACCGCCAAAGGAAAGCGCTTCAATCACTCCTTCGGCAAC GCGAGGCCGCGTGACAAGAAGAAAGGCAGAGGACCACCCCGAGTGACGGCACCCCCTGCTCCGCCGAGGAAAGACCGGTTTGATGATGGTGAGAAAATCCATATCGACCTCGACGAGTCTTTGTTCTCTAATTGA
- the LOC102619221 gene encoding auxin transporter-like protein 2: protein MLPQKQAEEAIVSNFSETEHEGGGKEEGREDEQQQQHSMLSMKSFLWHGGSAWDAWFSCASNQVAQVLLTLPYSFSQMGMLSGILLQIFYGFLGSWTAYLISVLYVEYRSRKEKENVSFKNHVIQWFEVLDGLLGPYWKAVGLAFNCTFLLFGSVIQLIACASNIYYINDRLDKRTWTYIFGACCATTVFIPSFHNYRIWSFLGLGMTTYTAWYLTIAAVVHGQVEGVSHTAPTKLVLYFTGATNILYTFGGHAVTVEIMHAMWKPQKFKYIYLFATLYVFTLTIPSATAVYWSFGDQLLNHSNAFSLLPKNGWRDAAVILMLIHQFITFGFACTPLYFVWEKVIGMHDTKSICLRALARLPVVIPIWFLAIIFPFFGPINSAVGALLVSFTVYIIPSLAHMLTYRKASARQNAAEKPPFFLPSWTAMYAFNIFVVVWVFVVGFGFGGWASVTNFVRQVDSFGLFAKCYQCKPPPPPAGAAAAGPHH from the exons ATGTTGCCACAGAAGCAAGCAGAAGAAGCAATAGTTTCCAACTTCAGCGAGACTGAACATGAAGGAGGAGGCAAAGAAGAAGGGAGAGAAGATgaacaacaacagcaacacTCCATGCTCAGCATGAAGAGCTTTCTCTGGCATGGTGGCTCCGCTTGGGATGCCTGGTTCAGCTGCGCTTCCAATCAA GTTGCTCAAGTTCTCTTGACTCTGCCCTATTCATTCTCTCAAATGGGTATGCTTTCAGGCATCTTGCTTCAAATTTTCTACGGATTCCTTGGAAGCTGGACTGCTTATCTCATCAGTGTACTCTACGTAGAGTACAGAAGCAGAAAGGAGAAAGAGAACGTTAGCTTCAAAAACCATGTCATTCAG TGGTTTGAAGTGCTTGATGGGTTACTGGGTCCATATTGGAAAGCTGTAGGACTTGCCTTCAACTGTACTTTCCTCTTATTCGGATCTGTCATACAACTGATAGCTTGTGCAAG TAACATTTACTACATCAACGACCGATTGGATAAAAGGACATGGACATATATTTTTGGAGCTTGCTGTGCTACCACAGTCTTTATTCCTTCATTCCACAACTACCGTATTTGGTCCTTTCTTGGCCTCGGCATGACCACTTACACTGCCTGGTACTTGACCATCGCTGCTGTTGTTCACGGCCag GTTGAAGGTGTATCCCACACGGCACCAACAAAGCTAGTGCTTTACTTCACAGGAGCCACCAACATACTGTATACATTCGGCGGACACGCTGTCACAGT GGAAATCATGCACGCCATGTGGAAGCCACAAAAGTTCAAGTATATATATCTCTTTGCCACCTTGTACGTTTTCACACTGACGATTCCGTCAGCCACTGCCGTTTACTGGTCGTTTGGCGACCAGCTACTCAACCACTCCAACGCCTTTTCTCTCCTCCCCAAGAACGGCTGGCGTGACGCTGCCGTTATCCTAATGCTCATTCACCAG TTCATCACATTTGGGTTCGCTTGCACGCCGTTGTACTTTGTGTGGGAGAAGGTAATCGGGATGCACGACACAAAGAGCATATGCTTAAGGGCACTTGCTAGACTCCCAGTGGTGATCCCAATTTGGTTCTTGGCcattattttccctttctttGGTCCTATCAACTCCGCAGTTGGGGCGCTTCTTGTTAGCTTCACCGTCTACATCATCCCATCCCTTGCCCATATGCTCACCTACAGAAAGGCCTCCGCCCGTCAG AATGCTGCAGAGAAGCCaccattctttttaccaagcTGGACAGCCATGTATGCATTCAACATATTCGTTGTTGTGTGGGTATTTGTGGTTGGTTTTGGGTTCGGTGGCTGGGCCAGCGTGACCAATTTTGTGAGACAAGTTGATTCATTTGGGCTCTTTGCCAAGTGCTATCAGTGTAAGCCTCCGCCACCGCCGGCAGGAGCTGCGGCTGCAGGACCCCATCACTGA